The following DNA comes from Terriglobales bacterium.
GGATGAGGAACTGGGCAAGTACCGCATTCGCTTCGACGCGCCGCTCAAGCTGGTCCGCACCGGCGACGACGACGCCGACGCCGTCGCCAACACGGCGCTGTTCAACCAGGCGATCGAGCAGTGTGCTCGGCGGTATCCGGACCAGTGGCTGTGGGTGCATCGTCGGTGGAAGACCAGGCCGGAGGGAGAATCCTCGCTCTACTAGAGTGAGGAAATCAGAAATTCAAGATTTCTAATGAAAAGACCGAGGGCAACCCGAAAAGCCAGCAGCCAAAGGCCAATAGCCAGGAGCGGAAGTCAACGGCATATACTCCACTGGGGCGAGTCTGAGAGGACATGAAATACAGCCTGAAAGAGATTGCTGAAGCAGCGGGCGCAAAGCTGGTAGGTGACGCCGCGGTGGAGATTGGTGGAGTGGCCGCGATTCCGGCGGCGGAGGCCGACGATCTGGTATTTGCGGAGTCCGAGGCCTTGCTGGAAGAAGCGTTGGCTTCGAAGGCAGGTGCGGTGGTGACGGGAGAGTTCGGCGCGGCAGTGAAGACGAACAAGGCCCTGCTGATTTCCGCCAAGCCGCGGCTGGCGTTCATCCGCGCCGCCGGCTTCATCCGCCCGCACCGGCGAAGAGAGCCAGGAGTGCACTCCACGGCTATCGTGCACGAATCGGCGAAGCTGGGGAAGGGCGCTTCGGTGGCGCCCTACGCGGTAATCGGGGAGAGCGTGACCATCGGAGAGCGGACGCGCATCGGGCCGGGGGCGTGCATTTCGTCGAAGGTCAAAATCGGCGCGGACTGCTACGTAGACGCGCACGTCACCATCTATTCCGGCACGACGCTGGGCGACCGGGTGACGGTGCTGGCCAACTCCGTGCTGGGCAGCGACGGCTTCGGCTACGTGCGCGACGAGACCACCGGCCGCTACGAAAAGTTTCCGCAATTGGGAACGCTGGAGATCGGCGACGACGTCGAGATCGGCGCGGGCTGCACGGTTGACCGCGGCGCGCTGGGGCCGACGGTGATCGAGCGCGGAGTGAAGCTGGACAACCAGGTGCACGTGGCGCACAACGTGCGCATCGGCGAGAACGTGGTGATTGCCGCGCAGACCGGGATTTCCGGCAGTTCGGTAGTGGAGAAGAATGTGATTGTGGGCGGGCAGGTGGGCATTGCCGACCACGTGCGCATCGAGGAAGGGGCGATCCTGGGAGCGCAGTCCGGGATCCCATCGAAGAAAGTCATCCGCGGCAAGGGCGTGGTCTTCTGGGGGACGCCCGCGCGCCCGATCAAGGAGTATCTGAAAGAACTGGCGGCGCTGGCGAAGCTGGCAAAAGAAAGTAAGAAGTAAAAAGTAATAATGAAAAATTAGAGATGCAAAAGCGGAGTTGAACGGTGTGTCTCGTAGTCATCGGCGGGCATTCCAGGAGCGTAGGGAAGACCAGCGTAGTCGCGGGGCTAATCGCGGCGCTGCCGGAATTCGACTGGACTGCGGTGAAGATCACGCAGTACGGGCACGGCGTGTGCAGCGTCAACGGCGAGGCTTGCGGCTGCGCGGTGGATGAGCACATCTTCGACATCAGCGAGGAACAGGATGCAGGCGGGCGCGGCGACACCTGCCGCTTTCTGGCCGCGGGCGCGAAGCGGTCGCTTTGGGTGCGGTCGAAACAGGGACGTTTGGCGGAGGGGATGCCGGACCTGCGCCGGGCGCTCTCCGGCGCGGAAAACGTCATCATGGAATCGAACAGCGTGTTGCGCTTCCTGCGTCCCGACCTCTACCTGACCGTGCTCGATCCGGGCGTAGCGGACTTCAAGGAGTCGGCGCGCGAGTTCCTGGATCGGGCGGATGCGGTGATCGTCCACCAATGCACCGGGACCGGGTACCAGTGGGAGCAGGTGTCGCTGAAGCCGGTGGCCGGGCGGCCGATGTTCCGCATCCGCCCGCCGCAGTATGTGACGGGAGAGATGGTCGAGTTCGTTAGAGCCAGAATTCAAAGTTCAAAATTCAAAATGCAAAACTAGGCCACTTTTTCTTTTTGCATTTTGAATCTTGCATCGGTTCATGCGCCCCTTCGAAATCCTTTTCGACAAAGGCGAGCCCGCGGAGCGGGAGGATGCGGCCTACGGCTCCTACGGCTGGCTGGGCTTCCCGCCGGCGCCAGAGGACCGGCCGTGGCTCTTCACCAACTTCGTGCAGTCGCTGGACGGCATCGTGTCGCTGCGCGGGCGGCAGGCCTCCGGGTTCCATATCGCGCAGTCCGAGGAAGACCGCTGGCTGATGGACCTGCTGCGGGCCCATGCCGACGCCCTGCTGGTGGGCATGAATACGCTGCTGGAGGAATGCGCCGCCGGAAACTACGGGCCGCGCGGGCCGGTGTATCGCATCGTGAATCCGGAGCTGGCGGAGTTGCGCAAGCGGCTGGGCCGTGGGCGCGAGACCTGCATCTTCGTCACCGGGTCGGGCGACCTGGACCTTACCGGCTATCGCGCCTTCGACGGTGAACTGGTGGACGCGGTTCTGCTGACCACAAAGGAGGGCGCGAAACGCGTGCAAGGGCGCGATGCCCGGCCGCATGTGCGCGTTCTCACGGTGGAAGGGAGCCGATGGGTGGATCTAGCTGCAGCCGTGCGGCTGCTGCGTCGCGATCTGGGCGTGCGCTATCTGCTCTGCGAAGGCGGGCCCACGTTGAACGGGCACCTGACCCAAGCCGGACTGGTGGACGAGCGGTTCCTCACCATCTCGCCGCTGGAAGTGGGGCAGGTAGTGCCGGTGAAACAGGAACCTGCACCCCACGAGCCCGATGATGTGCCGCTGCTGCGGCCCACGTCGCTGGCGGGTCCGGGGTTCACCAAAGAGGACGCGCCCCGCTGGCGCTGGCTGAGCTGCCGGAAAGCGGGGGATCATCAGTTTGTGAGGTATCGGCGCAAATAGTTGCGAGTACCGAGTACCTAGCAAAACCTATTTGCACTTCTTCTTCAGGAGATTGAGGATTTCGTCGCGGTCGCGCCCGGCGTAGTCGCGGGCAAAACGGGAGAGCGCGGCGGAAACGATGTCCGAGTGGTGGAGCTTCTCCAGTCCCTGCTCGCGGGTGATGTTGAGCCACAGGCGGTGGACGAGATGGATGTCCTCGGTCTTAAGGTCAGGCGTGTGCGGGCCGATGCGGTAGGTCTCAACCTCGAAGGTGGGCTTGACGACTTGCAGCACGAACTGGCGCTTGGGTTCGGGCATGGCCTCCCAGGCCCGGCCCAGGTAAAAGCCCTGCAGATGGGAAGGCATCTTGGTGGAGAGGCCGGCGACCACGGCCGAGGACTCCAGTGAATTCGCGGTCTGCACGATGGCGGACCACACGTCGCGCGCCGGCACCACCAGCAGCGAGACGTGCTTGCCGTAGCTCTCGGCGACGGAGACGGCGCGGGTGAACAGTGTCTGCTCGTAGTCGCTGAAGACCTGCTCGGTAGTCAGGTCGTACTCGCCGCCCCCAGGGCCGGTAACCAGCCGCGCCGCCATGACCACGACATCCTGTTCCTTGGTGTCCACACGCTCCAGCACCCACTTCAGGTGGTTCATGGTGTTGTAGTCGCGGACGGTCACCAGGAGGTTGCCGGGGCGAATGCCGATGGTCTCACGCTGCACGGTTTCCTCGTGCTGCAGCGAGAAG
Coding sequences within:
- the lpxD gene encoding UDP-3-O-(3-hydroxymyristoyl)glucosamine N-acyltransferase, translated to MKYSLKEIAEAAGAKLVGDAAVEIGGVAAIPAAEADDLVFAESEALLEEALASKAGAVVTGEFGAAVKTNKALLISAKPRLAFIRAAGFIRPHRRREPGVHSTAIVHESAKLGKGASVAPYAVIGESVTIGERTRIGPGACISSKVKIGADCYVDAHVTIYSGTTLGDRVTVLANSVLGSDGFGYVRDETTGRYEKFPQLGTLEIGDDVEIGAGCTVDRGALGPTVIERGVKLDNQVHVAHNVRIGENVVIAAQTGISGSSVVEKNVIVGGQVGIADHVRIEEGAILGAQSGIPSKKVIRGKGVVFWGTPARPIKEYLKELAALAKLAKESKK
- a CDS encoding dihydrofolate reductase family protein, encoding MRPFEILFDKGEPAEREDAAYGSYGWLGFPPAPEDRPWLFTNFVQSLDGIVSLRGRQASGFHIAQSEEDRWLMDLLRAHADALLVGMNTLLEECAAGNYGPRGPVYRIVNPELAELRKRLGRGRETCIFVTGSGDLDLTGYRAFDGELVDAVLLTTKEGAKRVQGRDARPHVRVLTVEGSRWVDLAAAVRLLRRDLGVRYLLCEGGPTLNGHLTQAGLVDERFLTISPLEVGQVVPVKQEPAPHEPDDVPLLRPTSLAGPGFTKEDAPRWRWLSCRKAGDHQFVRYRRK